In Nitrospirota bacterium, a genomic segment contains:
- a CDS encoding outer membrane beta-barrel protein — protein sequence MKTTRAYFGRQELILPILFSIAIAMPATLAAAPASEKNDGYFVLKGGYYYPSESTLSLNDFEDSGTRTELERKNGFDGEIAFGHYFFPIFGIEFGAGYFESKSAPPAEPGQTRLKVVPVQLSGKLFLPLGPFEPYAEAGIGAYFTKFEVQGNLGSFNGTSRVTYGIHWGAGLNFNFTDSFFMGLEGRYIKAKPEYGGQPVRLDGYTATLNLGFRY from the coding sequence ATGAAGACGACAAGGGCGTATTTCGGAAGACAGGAATTGATTCTCCCGATTCTCTTCTCGATAGCGATCGCGATGCCCGCCACTTTGGCGGCCGCTCCCGCGAGCGAGAAGAACGACGGCTACTTTGTATTGAAGGGCGGCTATTATTATCCAAGCGAAAGCACGTTGAGCCTAAATGATTTCGAGGACTCGGGTACGAGAACTGAGTTGGAAAGAAAGAACGGATTTGACGGTGAGATAGCATTCGGTCATTACTTCTTCCCCATATTTGGAATTGAATTCGGGGCCGGATACTTTGAAAGCAAATCCGCACCCCCTGCGGAGCCGGGGCAGACACGATTGAAAGTAGTCCCGGTGCAATTGTCAGGCAAACTCTTTCTCCCCCTGGGTCCTTTCGAGCCCTATGCTGAAGCGGGCATCGGCGCTTACTTTACGAAGTTTGAAGTGCAGGGGAATCTCGGCAGCTTCAACGGCACCTCGAGAGTCACCTACGGTATTCATTGGGGTGCCGGGTTGAACTTCAATTTCACGGATTCGTTCTTCATGGGTCTTGAGGGAAGATATATCAAGGCAAAACCGGAATACGGCGGCCAGCCCGTGAGACTGGACGGATACACAGCGACCCTCAATTTGGGATTCCGCTACTGA